A genomic window from Brevibacillus agri includes:
- a CDS encoding TetR/AcrR family transcriptional regulator: protein MGSDSPMTSTKRVRVPREKAQEMILQAAEELFYQEGIHAVSVDAIVERAGMNKMSVYRQFSSKTALILAYMQKKQAAFWQEWEESMAKHPERPREQLVQFFADLAARASSKQFRGCCFLNVAVEFPDPAHPVRELVCAHQKRISDAFLERAVALGAANPRELAYTLILLMEGTYADSQTYGTDSAAIQLLPGIVEKLLAAAVCTDAGADAN from the coding sequence ATGGGGTCTGATTCGCCGATGACGTCCACGAAGCGAGTCCGGGTCCCCCGCGAAAAAGCGCAGGAAATGATTTTGCAGGCGGCTGAGGAGCTTTTTTACCAGGAAGGCATCCACGCCGTCAGTGTCGACGCCATCGTGGAGCGGGCCGGAATGAACAAAATGAGCGTCTACCGCCAGTTTTCCTCGAAAACAGCGCTGATCCTCGCCTACATGCAAAAAAAGCAGGCGGCCTTCTGGCAAGAGTGGGAGGAAAGCATGGCGAAGCATCCGGAGCGACCGCGGGAACAGCTCGTCCAATTTTTTGCCGATCTGGCGGCCCGCGCGTCCTCCAAACAGTTTCGCGGCTGCTGCTTCCTCAACGTCGCCGTAGAGTTTCCCGACCCTGCCCATCCTGTGCGCGAGCTGGTCTGCGCGCATCAAAAGCGGATTTCCGACGCCTTTTTGGAGCGCGCTGTCGCCCTCGGCGCAGCGAATCCGCGCGAGCTGGCCTACACGCTGATCTTGCTGATGGAAGGCACTTATGCGGACAGCCAGACGTACGGAACCGACAGCGCCGCGATTCAGTTGCTCCCCGGGATCGTCGAGAAACTGCTCGCTGCCGCTGTCTGCACGGACGCGGGCGCAGATGCGAATTAG
- a CDS encoding LLM class flavin-dependent oxidoreductase: MTKALRDIPLSVLDLAPIVEGSTAAQSFQNSLDLAQKVEKWGFHRYWLAEHHAMPSVASSATAVLIGHIAGGTSTMRVGSGGIMLPNHAPLIIAEQFGTLESLYPGRIDLGLGRAPGADQRTARALRRDLRIGGDDFPELLEELREYLRPRTSDNAGALRAIPGEGLNIPIWLLGSSDFSARLAGLLGLPFAFAGHFSPNYTLPALQTYRHCFRPSDVLSEPYAMVGVNVMAADTDELAERLATSHYQAFLNLIRGDLKPIQPPVDNMDELWSEFEKMSVQAQLRSSIIGSPDTVKQKLQELLEATQADELMITTQMYRHEDRVRSFEIVADVWKA, translated from the coding sequence ATGACAAAAGCATTGCGCGACATCCCGCTGTCTGTTCTGGATCTCGCTCCTATCGTAGAAGGCAGTACGGCTGCCCAGTCGTTTCAAAACAGCCTGGACCTGGCGCAAAAGGTGGAAAAGTGGGGATTTCACCGCTACTGGCTCGCCGAGCACCACGCCATGCCCAGTGTCGCCAGTTCCGCCACCGCTGTGCTGATCGGCCACATCGCGGGCGGCACCTCGACGATGCGCGTCGGCTCCGGCGGGATTATGCTGCCCAATCACGCCCCGCTGATTATCGCCGAGCAGTTCGGCACGCTGGAGTCGCTCTATCCGGGACGTATTGACCTCGGATTGGGACGGGCTCCCGGCGCGGACCAGCGCACGGCCCGGGCATTGCGGCGCGACCTGCGGATCGGCGGAGACGATTTTCCCGAGCTGCTGGAAGAACTGCGCGAGTATTTGCGTCCGCGCACCAGCGACAATGCCGGCGCGCTGCGGGCTATTCCCGGCGAAGGCTTGAACATCCCGATCTGGCTGCTTGGCTCCAGCGATTTTTCGGCGCGTCTCGCAGGGCTGCTCGGACTGCCATTCGCGTTTGCCGGTCATTTTTCGCCCAATTACACCTTGCCTGCGCTGCAAACGTACCGCCACTGCTTCCGTCCATCCGATGTGCTGTCCGAGCCGTATGCCATGGTGGGCGTCAACGTCATGGCGGCCGACACGGATGAGCTTGCCGAGCGGCTGGCGACCTCGCACTACCAGGCGTTCCTCAACCTCATCCGCGGCGATCTGAAACCGATCCAGCCGCCTGTAGACAATATGGATGAGCTGTGGAGCGAGTTTGAAAAAATGTCCGTGCAAGCCCAGCTTCGCTCCTCGATCATCGGCAGCCCGGACACCGTCAAGCAAAAGCTGCAGGAGCTACTGGAGGCGACCCAGGCGGATGAATTGATGATTACGACCCAAATGTACCGCCACGAGGATCGCGTGCGCTCCTTCGAGATCGTCGCAGACGTGTGGAAAGCGTAA
- the map gene encoding type I methionyl aminopeptidase, whose protein sequence is MIILKTPEEIELMHAAGKILAACHREIASMIRPGITTWEIDEFVEEFLASHGATPEQKGFHGYPYATCASVNDVICHGFPKKEPLRDGDIVTIDMVVRKNGWLADSAWSYEVGTVSPEAKKLLEVTKKSLYLGIEQAVVGNRIGDISHAIQTYAQAQGYSVVRDFTGHGIGQEMHEEPFVPHFGPPGRGQRLKEGMVITIEPMLNIGTYHATIDEDGWTARTRDGKLSAQYEHTIAITADGPLILTKQ, encoded by the coding sequence ATGATTATCCTCAAGACACCCGAAGAAATCGAACTGATGCATGCCGCAGGCAAAATTTTGGCCGCCTGCCATCGCGAAATCGCGTCGATGATTCGTCCCGGGATCACGACCTGGGAAATTGATGAATTTGTAGAAGAATTTTTGGCCAGCCATGGCGCCACTCCTGAACAAAAAGGCTTTCACGGCTATCCATATGCCACCTGCGCGTCGGTGAACGACGTGATTTGCCACGGCTTCCCGAAAAAGGAGCCGCTGCGCGACGGAGATATCGTCACCATTGACATGGTCGTGCGCAAAAACGGCTGGCTGGCCGATTCCGCCTGGTCGTACGAGGTGGGCACCGTCTCCCCGGAAGCGAAAAAACTGCTTGAGGTCACGAAAAAGTCGCTGTACCTGGGGATTGAACAAGCTGTTGTCGGCAACCGGATCGGGGACATTTCCCACGCGATCCAAACGTACGCCCAGGCGCAGGGCTACTCGGTTGTCCGCGACTTCACGGGCCACGGGATCGGGCAGGAAATGCACGAGGAGCCGTTCGTTCCGCACTTCGGTCCTCCGGGCAGAGGCCAGCGCCTCAAGGAAGGCATGGTCATCACCATCGAGCCGATGCTCAATATCGGTACCTACCATGCGACCATCGACGAGGACGGTTGGACGGCGAGAACGCGCGACGGCAAGCTGTCGGCCCAGTACGAGCACACGATTGCGATTACTGCGGATGGGCCGCTTATTTTGACCAAGCAGTAG
- the nadE gene encoding NAD(+) synthase, translating into MDKFQEYLANYQIHVKDDIEKRIAFIREQIDGNGLGGVVVGISGGIDSAVTAALCVRALGRDRVVGVWLPAYSQNVHAEDSQRLAEAIGLNLHTVDVGPAYDALVPAIEGVLALGDKTKGNTKARLRMTVLYAIANQKGYLVADTCNRSEIHVGYMTKGGDGLADFNPVASLTKHEMRILAAELGVPESIITKAPSADLWEGQTDEQEMGFTYEDLDRLLITGETRPEAKERIDYLHRISEHKRNLMPGI; encoded by the coding sequence GTGGACAAGTTTCAAGAGTATCTGGCGAACTACCAGATTCATGTAAAAGACGATATCGAAAAACGGATTGCGTTTATTCGCGAGCAAATTGACGGAAACGGGCTCGGCGGTGTGGTTGTCGGCATTTCCGGCGGTATCGACAGCGCGGTAACGGCTGCGCTGTGTGTACGCGCTCTCGGCCGCGATCGCGTCGTTGGCGTGTGGTTGCCCGCGTACTCGCAAAACGTCCATGCGGAAGACTCGCAGCGCCTGGCGGAAGCGATCGGACTCAACCTGCACACCGTCGATGTAGGCCCTGCCTACGATGCGCTCGTGCCCGCCATTGAAGGCGTGCTTGCGCTTGGCGACAAGACAAAAGGAAATACGAAAGCCCGTCTGCGCATGACCGTGCTGTACGCGATTGCCAATCAAAAAGGCTACCTCGTCGCGGATACGTGCAACCGCAGCGAAATTCACGTCGGCTATATGACCAAAGGCGGAGACGGCCTGGCCGACTTCAACCCGGTGGCAAGCCTGACGAAGCACGAAATGCGCATCCTCGCAGCCGAGCTTGGCGTGCCGGAGTCGATTATTACCAAAGCGCCTTCTGCCGATCTGTGGGAAGGCCAGACAGATGAGCAGGAAATGGGCTTTACGTACGAGGACCTCGACCGCCTGCTGATTACAGGCGAGACCAGACCGGAAGCAAAAGAACGGATCGACTACCTGCACCGCATCTCGGAGCACAAGCGCAATCTGATGCCAGGTATTTAA
- a CDS encoding MBL fold metallo-hydrolase: MADYKLFTSCLWQTTSAVVSTDDRLYLFDPAYFPHEIEAIADYVQSVRDGRELVLVLTHGDWDHIAGYPRFPDARLIGHKQIASPERLAKQLRKTNRFDGSYYVHRPYELVPPSV; this comes from the coding sequence ATGGCCGACTACAAGCTGTTTACCAGTTGCCTGTGGCAGACGACCAGCGCCGTCGTTTCGACGGACGATCGGCTCTACCTGTTTGACCCTGCCTATTTTCCGCACGAGATCGAGGCGATTGCCGACTACGTGCAAAGCGTGCGAGACGGGCGGGAGCTCGTTCTCGTCCTGACGCACGGCGACTGGGATCACATCGCGGGCTACCCTCGCTTCCCGGACGCCAGGCTGATCGGGCACAAACAGATTGCGTCGCCTGAGCGGCTTGCCAAACAACTGCGGAAAACAAACCGATTTGACGGCTCGTACTATGTGCATCGCCCGTACGAGCTGGTTCCCCCCTCTGTTTGA
- a CDS encoding MBL fold metallo-hydrolase: MCIARTSWFPPLFDKLVEQTEAWEEVKFLPVPGHKQDQLATLFCAQKLLVAGDMLSNLEFPFIADSSDYAASLAAIQKLVEDGEIAEVVPGHGVPAKGREEIMHRIRRDQQYLHDTRTLIFEGVAAGLDEQTLTERFGQICYDGQPINEHLRDAHEQNRVQLMKEAKSLTG, encoded by the coding sequence ATGTGCATCGCCCGTACGAGCTGGTTCCCCCCTCTGTTTGACAAGCTGGTCGAGCAGACGGAAGCGTGGGAGGAAGTAAAATTTCTCCCCGTGCCCGGGCATAAGCAAGACCAGTTGGCGACGCTTTTTTGCGCGCAAAAGCTGCTCGTGGCAGGCGACATGCTCTCCAATCTCGAGTTTCCTTTTATTGCGGACAGTAGCGACTATGCAGCCAGTCTGGCCGCGATCCAGAAGCTGGTGGAGGACGGCGAGATCGCGGAGGTCGTGCCGGGGCACGGCGTTCCGGCGAAAGGGCGCGAGGAAATCATGCACCGGATCAGGCGCGACCAGCAGTATCTGCACGATACGCGAACGCTCATCTTCGAAGGGGTGGCAGCCGGACTGGACGAACAGACCTTGACCGAGCGTTTTGGGCAAATTTGTTACGACGGCCAGCCGATCAACGAACATTTGCGCGATGCCCACGAGCAGAACCGGGTGCAACTGATGAAGGAAGCCAAGTCGCTTACGGGTTGA